The window AGCCGATTCATGTGCTGCGGCTTAATCATTTTCTTGGAAACATTTTAGCAAAAGATTTGCCTGCTTAATCAGGATTGCAATGCAACTATAACTAATAAAGAAATATATAACAAGGAATTTAATTCCTTAGGAAAAATATATGTAAGCATAAATATCAATCAACTTTCCACCACATATAAAGCCGGAGCCCGGAGGTGCTTCTATAATAAATCCTCAAGAATCTTCTTGTCTGGCAACATCATCATCACAAGAATTGTTCGTTTGTTCACGTGGCGAGGGTAGATTTTTTTCCTGATAGATTTACACTTCTGTTCCGGCTTCATCATCACAGTTTAtaagaactagcaaggtggcccgcgctaatagcgcgggtagctagttttttatttaattctttaaaaatatttacattgacagaagagatgtattttataatttatttaccTCTCATTTGCTCTTGTTGAATATTATAATACTTGCAGCTTTCTATGCATAGGAGTTCATATCAATCATCACTTTTTATGTTGCTTTATTCTATATTATAGTTGCATATTTTAGTACTTAAACctgcaaaatctaaatttgaggATTGAATTTAATTTTGGATCACCTTGAATACGGAGCAAATTGTACATAATTGtattcatataaagttttttataattatgaaatatatttatatgtatttgATAGTTATGTTTGCCAACAATCTATAACTTAGATGTTGGAGTTCGATTTGTATCTTACAATATTTTGATTAATATTTAGCGAAAATATATCTAGTGTAGTTGTTAGAGCACTTAAGTAGCATCTAGCAGATCTAGACCTGACTCATCATCGGAGCgaaataaaaatgatcatggatTAGACAAAAAAAGTTATGTTAAAAAATAAGTTGAGGCCTCCTGCTGGCTTTGGTAAATAAATGTTATACAAAACTTATATATATGCGTACTATGTTAATGCATATatgttttaaaatttttatttaaccgaacctattattatttttcccagtttggttactgcacaatttatttgtttttagcccatatgactgcatatattggtctactttagagttttgtcatctcggtgatagatagttccatatatatctttgttgttgtttctaactcttttctttatttttcattttctctaGCAATTTTTATTGATTTCTCTGTCTTGTATTTTGTTCCTCGGTATATTTGAAATCGATTAGTGTGTATCGCATCCGATGCATCTAATGGAGAAGTTTCCTGTTTAGTATTGTGCCTCAGGGTTTTTTTTCTGAGCGAAGAGGAGCATCGACAACGTACAtttgtttgaatcatttgattTTGTACTGTAGGCAATCGATTTTGAGATAGATTAGCAGGGCTTCAGGCCTGTATCTATGGCTAAAATAATTTCAGTTGTGGCTTCTTTGATGGAGCAGCTTTTTTATGGATATAGAGCTGTTTTGAAAACCGTTCGGTTGAACCgcttcttctattttttcatgaatatatgaaagatgtcaaatgtccaacaggacatggctataatttaatatttttctcattcTAATGATATTGTTTATAGACTAAACCAATAAATTCACttttgtccttttcttttgccctcattttctcatttttcctgccttctttttctattcttctttttctattctcctTTTTCTACTTTCCTTACCCGTTCAATCTTGgtgcttctttatctttttctcttctctttctctatacttctttagaggtatcgatcacatttgtgttccatgcctagtgtgtacttatagaagattagatggggataataatgttaataattatctatgctatttgattcctcacaTGACTAACTCCCTGATTTTTCCCATGTATCTATTTAGATTGAGCTAATAATAGTCACATTTATTTGTAGGTTTCGGTGCTTTACCCTTTATCCCAGTGAttattacttgtatggaactaTTATATGCCCATAGAATCATAATTCTTTGTTGACCACCAtcagattagtttgtataactaaAGTTGTTCAAGAATATGCAATATTTATGATGATAATTCTTGTTTGGAGAAAGCATTGGTTCTTTAGCGGATATTTCTCTCACATTAATTCGTCTGCGTATTCATTGGCCCACACTTACAATCATAAGGTGCCGATGGTCTTGCAATAGATTGCAATATGTGAAACTCTGCgcatcatcattattttttcgTCCCTATCTTGATGTTTGGTTGCTCCAGaagaaatggattgattgagtTCGGCAATGATTTTGAGTAGAATCCAGTGTGCTTCATGCAGCTGCATGTACTTCATGACGTTCTTGAGACTCAAAAAGTTGTGATTCGGAATCTCGGGCAAAGATTATGGTCGCGTCGTAGTGCAGGGCGTTCCAAagatttttcaaagcaattatcTCTTTCAATAGTACCAATACAATACAACTATGGTCGTGTTGTCACGCTTATACTGCTGCcattttttttgcttctttaAGGAAGGTTAATGCGAGACAGATGGTAACATGAGTTTTTATGTCATGCGGACCCTGTATTTAactttaattggatacgacaTTTTTTGGTAGTTTAAAATATTGCATCTCATTAAATTAATTTAGATCATTAGATCTTCATTAAATCGAATGGTGTAAATCCTATACACAAATATTATTTAGATCTTCGTTAATTTGGAGCATTTATTAACTTTATTTGCCATGAAACTCAAACTtggatttttattattgcatttgatactatttatttagctatttttcttcttaatatgatTCATAATCACTACACATatcaacaataattttttttattctagttcttgcatttatctatttattaatgatatttgatgccaattttttttatacttttaattttaaatttagctatttggctaataataatttttttgtcgtgtgccaatgctaatttttttaattttataattctGAATTTGcttatttagtaattgtattcaacatggactctttggttaagtcctaatttcctttttttaattccaaattaagctatatttactaatcgtatttggtatggactctttgtcgtgtctttttttattttttaaattcgaaattagctatttattaatcgtatttgacaTCTCATCGCGTTTCTTTACTCCATCATCATCACGAAATCGTCCGTCCATCCATCTTCGACATCCCTTCACGTCGGGGCAGTGCCACGACACCGGGGGCACATCGCGTTGGAGGCTCCCTCTGCCAGCCTGTTGCCTGCGACCACCGTGCTGCTAGCTACCAGTAGTTGCTAGGAATTCAAGTCAACATTATATCTTTGCAAAGAGGTATTAACCGTCCAGATTAATTCTAAAACATATGTTTTTCCATCAAGCTCACGTATTACCCATGCCCCCCTCTTCTTCAATCGTCCAGAATGCATAATCCGTTTGCAAAACTTTTAACAGGTACTAACAATATGACATACTAAAAAATTAGTCAACTGACAACAGTTGGACAGTCATAGAATAACgtaggaatttctagaccctctcgacgaacgtggtggtttgttttaacactcccttaataatataatagaatttatacttttaattttaaatttagctattcagctaatattaatttttatctagtggtaatgctattgtttaattttttaattcagaattttcctatttagtaattgtattcaacatggactctttgattaagccctaatttccttatttttttaattccgaattaaactatttactaatagtattcagcatggactctttgccatgtcttaatttttcttaattttttaaatccgaaattagctatttattaatcgtatttatatgaactcttgagttagtttgaaccgttagatcttcataaaatcaaacggtgcaaattcttctcttttttagattaatgtgggaatttctagaccctctcggcaaacgtggtggcttcttttaacactcctttaataatataatagaggTAATGCTATTTTTAAATTTGATAATTCAGTATtttcctatttagtaattgtattcaacatggactctttgattaagccctaatttccttttttttaattccgaattaaactatttactaatagtattcagcatcgactctttgccatgtcttaattttccttaattttttaaatccgaaattagttatttattaatcgtatttgacatgaactcttgagttagtttgaaccgttagatcttcataaaatccaacggtgcaaattcttctcttttttagattaatgtgggaatttctagaccctctcggcgaacgtggtggcttcttttaacactcctttaataatataatagatactGGTGCTTCTTCAATCTTTGATTGATTGAGCAGGCGGTGGAGCCAGCCAGGGCACAAAGATCAGTAGGACCAAAATTAACGATGTACCGCTCCCGATTCCCTGAGGAGAAACAGATGTTGCTTCCCGATTTCTCTGTTCacttggctgtggctggtgactgATGTTGATTTGATATGAGAcaacagtactgctggctggtgaATGATACTGAtttggtatgagagaaaaatattgctggCTGATTAGCTGACAAGCCAAATGAATAGCGTCACGCATGCATGTAAGGACCTACATCAGTGCATCTCTGCTAGGCAGGGATACTGGCCGGCGGGAAGAACTCCGATTTTTCTCTAGGTTTTCGTGTGGTATTCATGAAGAATTTTAATGGAATTTTCATATGGTTGCCCACTCCCCTCAAAATTGCCTCCGAATAAGAAGTCATGCATTTCATACTGAACTAGGTCTATAGCCCGCGCaaggctagtattgaaaattcaaaatttttcatatcgttgtattcttacttaaaaattatactattttaTACTATACATCACCCTgctcattatcgtaaattatgtcttattgttggttaaaacaattcaaatgaTCTACCTAtgataacaatttgatttgttgagctttaataatattgtgcttataattattcttattttcattttattttgattgattgttgttagttttagtttttattaatagcgtatatatttaatttttcataatggcattggtgtgtgatttttaattaggcatagggatattttaggctaatttttatcgtaatgggaGTGGtcggtaatttttatttttttattttttccaattaatgagaatttctagaccttgagaacGAATGTGGATGCtccatttgttggccaaataataagataatagatgctCATATGCCCGATCATGGCAGAGCTCATCATCTACTAGAATTAACTACACGACATACTTAATATAtctaaaatataaatatatatatttgtacGAGAAATTTATTGTACATGTGAAATTATATAGAACatctttttaagaaaaaaacgTAAATAAAGCCATTTATTTTCGTGGTGGCCAAACTTTAGTCCTTCCAAAACTAGTTGATCTTTAGGTTTTAAATACTCATAGATCGCCGTCAGTTGAAACTAAGCAAATGGAGCTACAGGAGACCAAGCAATATGGTGCATCGCAATTTTGCCCTTTGTGGGCATGAAAGGACCACAACCAACGTGGAATCATCATTTGGCATACCTTGAATTTACATAAATAAAAGAATTACATATATAATGTGACCATCTTGATCAGGGGCGGATCCAACGTGGGGCAGGAGGCCAGAGCCCCTTACCCCTGCGCAGCAGTGGAGCCACCCCCGCAGCCCCTCTCCATTTTTTGCGCCATAATAATATAAGCAACTGGAGGTTGAAGAAGCAGTTGAGTGCCCTCCCTATTTTCATTTTCTGGATCCGTCCCTAATCTTGAATATGTCAAGCCATTTTGTAATAAGATCCCTACAAGCAGAAAGGAATATTTCTGCGTAAGTTATACCTCACCATTGTTACAGTTCATCCATCCCTGTGATTTCAACAAAATAAAAGCTATCCAAAAATTAGGGGGAAAATGATTGTCCACCACCTCAAGCATTGATGCTTCTTGATGAATTGTCCCATCCTCAAGCAATGCCTTCCATATGGCACCAAATTGATGGATCATGGAAATTGGGAATATAAGGTTCGCTCTAATTTTAATTTACAAGGCAGAAGTAATTTCTTGGCAAAGTTTAGTACTGCTGTATATGCGTAACTGTCCATCCTGCTCACATTCCACAACACATCATTAAGCACTAGTCATATAAGTAGCCAGTAGGTGGTCTTGATCAGCACTTGCACTACCTCTCAAGCAACTCAACAGCAACAATCATCCCAAGATTTGGCCATGGGCAGCAGCAACATCGCACGAGCTGTGCCGGCCATCATGACATTGTTGGTGCTGATCCTCTTGTCTTCTGGTAAGTTCAGAAAATCTGATGCATGGTTTGGGCTTTGTTCTGACTAATAATTTACCCTTTTTTATATATGTCACGATCTCTCTGTGAACTGCTATTAACAGGAGGAGGAGCTGACAACTGCGGCGTGCTCATCAGCGACGCTCCGATGTGCCAGGCCCCGAACGCGGACGCCTGCGAGACCTGGTGCTACCACAAGGGGTACAGCGCCGGCGCCTGCTACGCCGGCGTCAACCGCCGGGAATGCATCTGCGAGAACCCGTGCTCCGAATCGGCGCAGGGTGAGCGGCGGCCATCGTCGGCTGAGCTGGAACCGACTAGGGCGTGAAGATACTCGTGAATAGTTTGTGCTTCACTTGGTTTGCGTGCGTCATATAAATTTTTCACTCAtaaacatatataatatattagAGTGAAAATTTGTTTTCTCCGGTAGCGGTGCTGATCATGGGAGGGAGTGGGGCCTCTCAATTTCCCTCTTCCTTGAAAGGCGCCGTTAAGAAAACATTTTTAGTTTTAGTTTCTACCCGGCTAACATGAGAATGGTGTCATCGTCCCTTGACTCGTCACAGAGTAAGAGAATTTTTCTTAGGCGGCGTCCCAAACAGATCCAATTCAGTTTAGCTAGAGCCATGAATGGCAAGATCTATCGATCACAGAAACTGCCTCTGTCCTGCTCCTCCTGACCTCAAGTGATAAGCAGCTAAGTGATCGAGTTCAACCAAGCTCCAAATTAAGCATGGAAGgaaatgaaccatctgatgatATCTTTATCAGAACTATTCAGGTAGTGCTAACTAGCACGACAGCATGAAAGGCACTAAGCTCCTGAGAACATGGCGTTGCCGCCATGTCGCCTGGCACTGATGCGAATTGGCATGGCGTTTCTGTCAAGTGTACTTAATTAGGGCGCACAGCTCCAAACCGATGGATATACAGACATTTATATAAGGATTTGGCAGCCAAAACCATATCATAATATTGCTACATGCAGACTCCAACCGCAAATGATGAAGTAGATTAATTCCATCAATCCTGAGAGTGCCAAGACCAGGATATGCGCGTATCCATTTCCGGATGCGCGATGGTAATGATGAATCCACCCTGAACTCTATAAATATAGATGGCTGTGCCCTTCACGTCCTCCATCCTCACCCAGCAAAGTTCAGTTCAGTTCATTTCAGCTCAGTTCAGCCATGAAGGGCAAGATCGCCGCAACGGCCATGTCCCTGCTCCTGTCCTGCTGCTCACCTTCGGTTAGTGATCGATTTAATCCATCAAAAATACCAAATGAAAGCATGGAAGCGAATGACTAGTCATCACTAGGCATCAGATACTCAGATGGTAGACTGAATCTGGTCATGCATGCAGGTGCCGAGGCTGATCGGTGCGCGACGCAGAGCAAGGGCCAAGGGCTACAAAGGGCGCTGCAACCACCACAACTGCTGGTCCGTCTGCATGACCGAGGGAAACACCGGCGGGTTCTGCAAGGGCAGGGTCAAGCTGGGTAGGACATGCGTGTGCAATAGggattgcggcggcggcggcggcgcaccaaaAGTCCCGCCCGGTGGTGGGGGTGATCCACCGGTCCTGGCAGGGGTAACAACTAGAGCGCCCAACCTCCTGCTGGGGAGGAGGGGAGACCATGCAAGATGAAGAGCTGATAGAGGCGTGTCAACCGTTGATTTTGTGTGATGGTCCAAGTCTATCTCCATTGGATTATCTCAATAGCTTTAAGCTACCGTATATCCATTAGATTGACTCATCTCTATCTCCATATCCACTGGATTGCACACACAGATGGAATGCTTTTTTTTGTTACAATACAATTTCCCTCGATATCTTTATAAATCATCTCGCCGTATATTTTTTC is drawn from Panicum virgatum strain AP13 chromosome 1N, P.virgatum_v5, whole genome shotgun sequence and contains these coding sequences:
- the LOC120654780 gene encoding defensin-like protein produces the protein MKGKIAATAMSLLLSCCSPSVPRLIGARRRARAKGYKGRCNHHNCWSVCMTEGNTGGFCKGRVKLGRTCVCNRDCGGGGGAPKVPPGGGGDPPVLAGVTTRAPNLLLGRRGDHAR